The Colletotrichum higginsianum IMI 349063 chromosome 2, whole genome shotgun sequence genome has a segment encoding these proteins:
- a CDS encoding Nucleoside phosphorylase — protein MPVQAQLVCECGMNLRRGWEYDDVMTIAACKNIGGKMQEGQWPGCKYSGTEERWDKASTHAQMWTRLRQGSATRRRVSSLRRRRGRRARRARRVRKVPAAAAAVAAVAAATQIKSPTMGRGPTTSNPVSSSSSSLPGFVDLPDTPVHDITTMAVRPRRRDEFEIAVVCALPLEFDAAALAFDEFWDDDGDTYGRAPGDTNTYTTGRIGQYNVVLSLLSTMGKVSAASAASSLRSSYTGLRLALLTGICGGVPSPDHLTTRYSLRRYRRVRYRGRSRL, from the exons ATGCCAGTACAGGCGCAGCTGGTTTGCGA GTGTGGGATGAACCTCCGTCGTGGATGGGAGTATGATGATGTTATGACCATTGCCGCCTGTAAAAATATTGGCGGCAAGATGCAGGAGGGCCAATGGCCTGGCTGCAAATATTCCGGGACTGAAGAACGATGGGATAAGGCGAGCAC GCATGCGCAGATGTGGACTCGATTACGACAGGGCAgtgcgacaagaagaagagttTCTTCTctgagaagaagaaggggaagaagggcaagaagggcgagaaggGTAAGAAAGgttccagcagcagcagcagcagtagcagcagtagcagcagcgACTCAGATTAAAAGCCCTACCATGGGTAGAGGTCCAACAACCAGCAACCCGGTCTCATCTAGTAGCAGCAGTCTC CCTGGCTTTGTTGATTTACCAGATACCCCAGTTCACGACATCACCACCATGGCCgtccgccctcgtcgccgagacgagTTTGAGATCGCCGTGGTGTGCGCCCTGCCGCTCGAGttcgacgccgcggcgcttGCGTTTGACGAGTtctgggacgacgacggcgacaccTACGGCAGGGCGCCGGGCGACACAAACACCTACACCACCGGCCGCATCGGGCAGTACAACGTCGTCCTGTCGCTGCTCTCGACCATGGGCAAAGTCAGCGCCGCGAGCGCCGCCTCCAGCCTGCGGTCGAGCTACACGGGCCTGCGCCTGGCACTCCTGACCGGCATCTGCGGCGGAGTCCCTAGTCCTGACCACCTAACGACGAGATACTCGTTACGACGGTATCGTCGCGTTCGATATAGAGGGCGGTCGCGTCTGTGA
- a CDS encoding Tnni3 interacting kinase gives MANLRDLPPELKIAVAEALAHGNINGYRQADKVVSALAALSATDRFFHKVTDPLLYTFGVMRHPYLLCWATEVGNLDMMKKILQAGSVDPQTGIIRYDPLQEYVPWNPKTESPIERFRRFYRCDGRHFQKPEDYFDALRGGASNPPAPDDGSSPGSNRSDHGAILLFEHSDLDDTSSEEFSENASIADRYSAGEASHDDEDLDGAPAHGNLAADDAEDGHSVNSYDTDEQDEQAEAIAEMIETVKREVAGVIRYYDDFDVEQVDQDDILGLYWFPVHIAATNSDLPALHLLVEHGALLNIPSKGICGECTALYWGDMPSGGLYPAWTPLHLALCRGHTEIAKYILMERPHTKERLVAYDESPWAVLPAFISAIRCEDFQVAEFCLEQGIDDATSIDLVMNNATLLWRAFWETEMFREALEILLRYGAEIDYDLGDGHTLLVEACLHGHFKQAIDLVNAGADTTVVLNSPGPQSALDYAWDRIDRSFPTPIAGCSVLDICCGLSPILSQPGMEAPLPMPPRPRCRPSHKYGSDLIRLLLDTSEGRNAMGCTSLHVAASAHNSKAVKILLDFGMDPSSLDAEGFSALVRTTRCEENYDPELWFCEFPETISVLAEHLRTRRDEGIASCNAANKGTNSSATADGNDALLNIMESRVLAASPRSKLIQHAAALELVATGLADINTRDKHGHTLLMLAVAGGDTEITHSLMKLGASLKRRPAQDDLALLWTTFVLDYEHREPEEVYRLICSVDTEGRIFREPRFLAFAMCELRHKVGELMALSIQPKTLILGDRDASARPGDKQQDPQLVSGLREAETYVDHMASNNERFDGYLRKGWTLLHIAVELGFESVVETLLSQGADANKPTPDGLSPLLVAMKSRAAGSPGMFSLLFNYGADPHANASEATKSPIDFCIREGRFMMFSLLKNYPIRGHPRAHGNLYLHTTVSVQMNGRSCVSEKALLPLIKAGADVNAKDQNGDTPLSFLINEALRLNENLDLDEQKVTDSLPVVPMLIRAGASPSARNNKGKTVMDMMAEVRNHKDGLFGLRDYLRSTLLYDVMLYRNGIGL, from the coding sequence ATGGCCAACTTACGCGACCTCCCGCCCGAACTCAAGATTGCCGTGGCCGAGGCTCTGGCACACGGCAACATCAATGGTTACAGACAGGCCGACAAAGTAGTTTCtgcccttgccgccctttCCGCCACAGACCGGTTTTTCCACAAAGTCACCGACCCACTGTTGTATACGTTCGGCGTCATGCGCCATCCGTATCTCCTCTGCTGGGCAACTGAAGTGGGCAACTTGGacatgatgaagaagattCTCCAAGCGGGGTCCGTTGATCCCCAGACGGGAATCATTCGCTACGATCCACTACAAGAATACGTTCCTTGGAATCCAAAGACAGAGTCGCCTATTGAGCGTTTCAGGCGCTTTTACCGATGTGACGGCCGACACTTTCAGAAGCCTGAAGATTACTTTGACGCTCTTCGTGGTGGTGCCAGCAACCCCCCGGCTCCGGATGATGGTTCCTCTCCAGGCAGTAATCGCTCGGATCACGGAGCCATCCTTCTATTTGAACACAGCGACTTGGACGACACATCCTCCGAAGAATTCTCTGAAAACGCCTCTATTGCCGATCGCTACTCCGCCGGCGAAGCCTCccatgacgatgaagacCTCGACGGAGCACCCGCACATGGTAACCTTGCTGCTGATGATGCCGAAGACGGACATTCGGTCAATAGCTACGACACAGATGAGCAAGACGAGCAAGCCGAGGCCATTGCCGAAATGATTGAAACGGTCAAGAGGGAGGTGGCTGGCGTAATACGGTATTACGATGATTTTGACGTTGAACAAGTGGATCAAGACGACATTCTCGGGTTATACTGGTTCCCAGTACACATCGCCGCAACCAACAGCGATTTGCCGGCTCTCCACCTGCTTGTCGAGCACGGCGCACTTCTCAACATACCCTCCAAGGGTATCTGTGGCGAATGTACTGCACTGTACTGGGGCGATATGCCGTCTGGAGGACTCTACccggcctggacgccgcTCCACCTCGCCCTATGTCGAGGACACACAGAGATTGCCAAGTACATCCTCATGGAGCGCCCGCACACCAAAGAACGCCTTGTTGCCTACGATGAATCCCCGTGGGCGGTGCTTCCCGCCTTTATTTCTGCCATTCGATGCGAAGATTTCCAAGTGGCCGAGTTTTGCCTGGAGCAGGGGATCGACGACGCCACCTCCATCGACCTTGTCATGAACAACGCGACACTACTCTGGAGAGCGTTCTGGGAAACGGAGATGTTTCGAGAAGCCCTCGAGATTCTATTACGCTACGGGGCTGAGATTGACTACGACCTGGGCGATGGGCACACCTTGCTTGTCGAGGCTTGCCTGCATGGTCACTTCAAACAGGCCATTGACCTTGTCAACGCCGGCGCGGATACCACAGTCGTCCTGAACAGCCCTGGTCCACAAAGCGCGCTGGACTACGCTTGGGACCGTATTGATCGCTCGTTTCCTACTCCAATCGCAGGGTGCAGCGTTCTCGACATCTGCTGTGGTTTGTCTCCGATTCTATCCCAGCCAGGTATGGAGGCCCCGTTACCAATGCCACCAAGGCCTCGATGTCGCCCGTCACACAAATATGGCTCCGATCTTATTCGCCTACTGCTTGACACCTCAGAAGGACGCAACGCTATGGGATGTACCTCCCTTCACGTTGCAGCTTCTGCGCATAACTCAAAGGCCGTCAAAATCTTACTGGATTTCGGAATGGACCCTTCGAGCCTTGACGCAGAGGGATTTAGTGCGCTAGTTCGTACAACGCGGTGTGAAGAAAACTATGATCCGGAGCTCTGGTTCTGCGAGTTCCCCGAGACGATCTCCGTTCTCGCGGAACATTTGCGAACCAGACGAGACGAGGGTATCGCGTCATGCAACGCGGCCAACAAGGGCACAAACAGTTCAGCTACCGCCGATGGGAACGATGCCCTGCTAAACATCATGGAGAGCAGAGTCCTGGCGGCTAGCCCGAGGTCAAAATTGATTCAACATGCCGCTGCTCTGGAGCTCGTCGCCACAGGCCTCGCTGACATCAACACTCGAGATAAACACGGCCATACACTTTTGATGCTTGCCGTTGCCGGGGGAGATACCGAAATCACTCATTCACTGATGAAGCTGGGAGCCAGTCTGAAGCGTCGTCCGGCACAAGACGACCTGGCTTTATTATGGACCACCTTCGTCTTGGACTATGAACACCGTGAGCCCGAGGAAGTCTATAGGCTGATCTGTTCAGTCGATACCGAGGGCCGCATCTTCAGGGAGCCCCGATTCCTCGCATTCGCCATGTGCGAACTGCGGCACAAGGTGGGCGAATTGATGGCCTTGTCGATACAGCCCAAAACTCTGATCCTAGGCGACCGAGacgcctcggcgaggcctgGCGACAAGCAACAGGATCCGCAGCTGGTTAGCGGATTACGTGAAGCGGAGACGTACGTGGACCACATGGCGTCAAACAATGAAAGATTCGATGGGTACCTTCGCAAAGGTTGGACGCTGTTGCACATAGCGGTTGAACTGGGTTTTGAAAGCGTGGTAGAAACCCTCCTGAGtcagggcgccgacgccaacaaACCGACCCCGGACGGCCTGAGCCCGTTACTTGTCGCTATGAAGAGCCGGGCCGCGGGGAGTCCTGGGATGTTTAGCCTGTTGTTCAACTACGGAGCAGACCCTCACGCGAATGCCAGTGAAGCAACCAAATCGCCAATCGACTTCTGCATACGGGAAGGACGTTTCATGATGTTCTCGCTGCTTAAGAACTATCCCATCCGTGGCCACCCGCGGGCCCACGGCAATCTTTATCTTCACACCACCGTTTCGGTTCAGATGAACGGCCGATCTTGTGTCTCCGAAAAGGCCCTTCTTCCGCTAATCAAAGCCGGTGCGGATGTCAACGCGAAAGACCAGAACGGGGAcactcctctctcttttctcatCAATGAGGCTCTGCGGCTCAACGAgaacctcgacctcgacgagcagAAGGTGACCGACTCTCTACCGGTTGTCCCGATGCTGATCAGGGCTGGCGCGAGCCCAAGCGCGCGCAACAACAAGGGCAAGACCGTGATGGACATGATGGCCGAGGTCAGGAATCATAAGGACGGGCTCTTTGGCTTGAGGGACTATCTCCGCTCGACTCTTCTCTACGACGTGATGCTGTATCGGAACGGTATTGGACTGTAA
- a CDS encoding major facilitator superfamily transporter — MGEVKSDQPLSLPETDHTAQDVEKQTETDTTSTEVVGQQQQPVAWDDPRETRNPKNWSTAMKILHSAIPCFLAFEITFATSITVPATTQIMQEFSVSRTLSVLPLSLYTLGIAVGPVFIAPFSEVFGRKPIYAASCTLLLAFLGGSAAATSFPALLVCRFLAGTLGSAGIAVGAGTIADVWELGKGAGASLLYILGPFLGPTLGPLAGAYVLEDRGGDWRWTQYVLLLVGAPIWVGTLFMRETSRAWILRAENGEPKITAGRIGALARAAVLRPTKMLLTEVIVSSLALYTAFAYAMIFSYFASSSYVLQRLYGFNLREVGLSFISVIIGYLLGAGLYGFLDARFRIPAVRASTSTPEQRLYAALVGSVMLPVGLFWYAWEAREGGNWAALVAAGIPFGLGAFSLFLSVITYMVDFYGPKSAASALAANGILRYMLGAIFPLFTIQMYEKLGANWAGSVFAFLSLPLMPIPWLLFRYGGKLRQRSKFVITTV; from the exons ATGGGCGAAGTCAAGTCAGACCAGCCCCTAAGCCTACCAGAAACAGACCACACAGCCCAGGATGTCGAGAAGCAGACCGAAACAGACACAACATCAACAGAAGTTGTCgggcagcaacagcaaccaGTGGCATGGGACGACCCTCGCGAGACACGAAACCCCAAGAACTGGAGCACCGCGATGAAGATCCTACACTCCGCAATCCCGTGTTTCCTCGCCTTCGAGAT CACCTTCGCAACCTCCATCACCGTCCCGGCCACGACGCAAATAATGCAAGAGTTCTCCGTCTCCCGCACCCTCTCCGTCCTGCCCCTGAGCCTCTACACCCTTGGCATCGCAGTCGGACCCGTCTTCATCGCCCCCTTCTCCGAGGTCTTCGGCCGCAAACCCATCTACGCCGCCTCCTgcaccctcctcctcgccttcctcggcggctccGCGGCCGCGACGTCGTTCCCGGCCCTCCTGGTCTGCCGCTTCCTCGCGGGCACGCTGGGGtccgccggcatcgccgtcggcgcgggGACCATCGCGGACGTCTGGGAGCTGGGaaagggcgccggcgcgtcGCTGCTGTACATCCTCGGCCCCTTCCTGGGCCCCACGCTCGGCCCGCTGGCCGGCGCGTacgtcctcgaggaccgGGGCGGCGACTGGCGGTGGACGCAATAcgtcctgctcctcgtcggcgcgcCGATCTGGGTCGGGACGCTCTTCATGAGGGAGACCTCGCGCGCCTGGATCCTGCGGGCGGAGAACGGGGAGCCGAAGATCACCGCGGGCCGGATCGGGGCTCTCGCGCGGGCGGCGGTCCTGCGGCCGACGAAGATGCTCCTGACCGAGGTCAtcgtctcgtcgctggcgcTCTACACGGCCTTCGCGTACGCCATGATCTTCAGCTACTTCGCCAGCTCCTCGTACGTGCTCCAGCGGCTGTACGGGTTCAACCTGCGCGAGGTCGGGCTGAGCTTCATCAGCGTCATCATCGGGtacctcctcggcgccggcctgtACGGGTTTCTGGACGCCCGGTTCCGGATCCCTGCGGTGCGGGCCAGTACTTCGACGCCGGAGCAGCGGCTCTATGCTGCTCTGGTCGGAAGCGTGATGCTCCCTGTTGGGTTGTTCTG GTATGCGTGGGAGGCGCGTGAAGGGGGCAACTgggccgccctcgtcgcagCCGGCATTCCGTTCGGACTTGGCGCATTTTCACTCTTT TTGTCGGTCATCACGTACATGGTGGACTTTTACGGGCCCAAGTCAGCAGCGTCAG CCCTCGCTGCGAACGGCATACTTCGGTACATGCTGGGCGCAATATTCCCTCTCTTCACCATCCAGATGTACGAGAAGTTGGGCGCGAACTGGGCCGGCAgcgtcttcgccttcctctcGCTGCCGCTGATGCCGATCCCCTGGCTGTTGTTCAGGTACGGCGGTAAGTTAAGGCAGCGAAGCAAGTTTGTGATCACTACAGTCTAA
- a CDS encoding TPR domain-containing protein, producing the protein MDPQMTFNGPLQGQSVVAGMTVSGGTANVHFHYAADDFRSAPLRVLPFSRNEDIVGRPGILSQLSQLLPISEARSAALYGLGGYGKTQLALEFAYLRAGDDETCAIFWVHADTEAAFAQDYALIARKGGLSVSDGEELLIAVRLFIEAQRRWLLVLDNADDLRLFGVGATTCTYPSSQAPSKSLNQYLPKSPTGSILWTSRDSRIAGSLVGPMRAIRITNMLPLEAQVLFATAKGSPLRDDELDDAVALLAELHYIPLPVSQAAAYIRRTAIPIKGYLSRLKDGNKRWFLLKRTDFDRHRREGITNSILETWNITIKHLRHESEAAVEILQTLAYIDNQNISGDIVRAAAATAAADADASVVAVGVFQGDEQKLWWADNENLEHTHSTSDAIDDSDEDVDKTAEGSAGGDDDAIADAVTRLRELSFLHMTIRSDGEPVYDMHQLVQEAMLYSHSVESDSRAQTRYIRRAIRILTMLFPDRSQENWEECETLVPHVLRVGKWAEKARQDLQVSSLLGQVSDYLYDRGRWTEKETVDQIACSLRRNFHDKRHPDTGRSLSKLAALEIRRETMGKRHPDTEWSMAELTETHCAEGRFSDGGKASLEVVDLRQ; encoded by the exons ATGGATCCGCAGATGACCTTCAATGGCCCGCTGCAAGGCCAGAGTGTCGTCGCCGGGATGACCGTCTCGGGCGGCACTGCCAACGTCCACTTCCATTACGCCGCGGACGACTTCCGTAGCGCACCGCTGCGAGTGCTCCCCTTCTCCCGAAACGAAGATATCGTCGGTCGTCCCGGCATCCTCTCCCAGCTCTCTCAGCTGCTACCCATCTCCGAGGCCCGGAGTGCTGCCCTCTATGGACTCGGCGGGTATGG GAAAACACAACTCGCCCTTGAGTTTGCCTATCTACGAgctggcgatgatgagaCTTGCGCTATCTTCTGGGTCCATGCCGATACCGAAGCGGCATTCGCACAAGACTACGCCTTGATTGCGAGGAAGGGAGGTTTATCAGTATCAGATGGAGAGGAGCTCCTGATAGCTGTGCGTCTCTTCATCGAAgcgcagcggcggtggctgcTTGTTCTTGACAATGCAGACGACCTCAGACTATTCGGAGTTGGCGCCACGACATGCACTTACCCCTCTAGTCAGGCCCCCTCGAAAAGCTTGAATCAATATCTACCCAAATCTCCTACGGGGTCAATCCTGTGGACGAGCCGTGATAGCAGAATTGCCGGCAGCCTTGTCGGACCCATGCGGGCTATTAGAATCACCAACATGCTTCCCCTAGAGGCGCAAGTGTTGTTCGCGACGGCAAAGGGCAGCCCCCTAAGAGATGATGAATTGGATGATGCTGTTGCACTGCTCGCAGAACTCCATTATATTCCGCTTCCGGTCTCGCAAGCCGCTGCTTACATACGGAGAACGGCCATACCCATCAAGGGATACCTATCCAGActcaaggacggcaacaAGAGGTGGTTCCTTCTCAAACGAACCGACTTTgaccgtcatcgtcgggaAGGAATCACTAACAGCATTCTGGAGACCTGGAACATTACTATCAAGCACCTCAGACATGAAAGTGAAGCAGCTGTTGAGATTCTACAAACACTGGCGTACATCGACAATCAGAACATTTCAGGTGACATCGTCAGAGCCGCAGCAGCCactgcagcagcagatgcGGACGCTTCAGTGGTGGCCGTAGGGGTTTTCCAAGGCGATGAACAGAAACTATGGTGGGCAGATAACGAGAACTTGGAGCACACGCACAGCACGTCGGATGCCATAGATGACAGTGACGAAGATGTGGACAAGACTGCCGAAGGGTCTGCTggtggcgacgatgatgccaTTGCGGATGCAGTCACCCGGCTGCGAGAGTTGTCGTTCTTACACATGACAATTCGCTCTGATGGCGAACCAGTCTACGACATGCACCAGCTCGTGCAAGAGGCCATGCTGTACAGTCATAGCGTGGAGAGCGACTCGAGAGCCCAGACTCGCTATATCCGAAGGGCTATTCGAATCCTGACGATGCTTTTCCCAGACAGAAGCCAGGAGAACTGGGAAGAATGTGAGACATTGGTACCGCATGTTCTGCGAGTTGGGAAATGGGCCGAGAAAGCTAGGCAGGACCTGCAGGTCTCGAGCTTACTGGGCCAAGTGTCCGATTATCTGTATGATCGGGGACGATGGACGGAGAAAGAGACGGTGGACCAGATTGCCTGTTCACTGCGCCGGAATTTTCATGACAAAAGACATCCTGATACAGGTCGCAGTTTGTCTAAACTCGCA gcGCTAGAAATACGGCGGGAGACTATGGGCAAGAGGCATCCTGACACAGAATGGAGTATGGCCGAGCTTACCGAAACACATTGTGCCGAAGGGAGGTTCAGTGACGGCGGAAAAGCTTCCCTGGAAGTCGTAGACCTTCGGCAGTAA
- a CDS encoding Cytochrome P450 — protein sequence MIIPQDISTFGNVRLAVALPIVLLGLICIRLISRVVYNVYFHPLRHYPGPKAYAATRIPLTRMITSGKAHKKIAELHAQYGPVVRLGPDTIDWADPRAFKDLMGHSKGGGGGGENYRDPINAQYRPHSIINANREDHARIRRVLAHGFSAQSMVDQQPLIQTQIDLLIQRLHENCEDGGKALNMVAWFNYTTFDIIGDLAFGEPFGCLEKSDYHPWVSSIFDNIHASVYRNQFQRYSITRPFARWLVPKKLKESQGFHNQLSMDKVRRRMALGESRPDFVQSMMLKEGSLAMSKPEIEQTADLLIIAGSETTASVLSGVTFFLTTHPDAMAKLAEEVRTSFASEQEIDVLSVQKLRYMLAVLDESMRVYPVVPIGLTRVVKPGGDYVCEKFVPEGTRVMVSQWPMYHNDEQFAQADSFIPERWLGDPRFENDNKGALQPFSFGPRNCIGRNLAMSEMRVILARVIWNFEMQIADDSRDWTEQELFGLWKKGPLNIHLKPREK from the exons ATGATCATTCCACAAGATATTTCCACGTTCGGCAATGTGCGGCTGGCGGTGGCCTTGCCAATAGTTCTCCTTGGTTTG ATATGCATCCGCCTCATCTCGAGAGTCGTCTACAATGTCTACTTCCACCCACTCCGCCATTACCCGGGCCCAAAAGCCTACGCGGCGACTCGCATCCCGCTCACACGGATGATCACCAGCGGCAAGGCGCACAAGAAAATCGCCGAGCTGCACGCGCAATacggccccgtcgtccgcctcggcccggaCACCATCGACTGGGCCGACCCGCGCGCGTTCAAGGACCTCATGGGCCAcagcaagggcggcggcggcgggggggagaACTACAGGGACCCCATCAACGCCCAGTACAGGCCGCACAGCATCATCAACGCCAACCGCGAGGACCACGCCCGCATCCGCCGTGTGCTCGCGCACGGCTTCTCCGCCCAGAGCATGGTCGACCAGCAGCCCCTGATCCAGACCCAGATCGACCTGCTGATCCAGCGCCTGCACGAGAACtgcgaggacggcggcaaggctCTCAACATGGTTGCCTGGTTCAACTACACGACGTTTGACATCATCGGGGATCTGGCCTTCGGGGAGCCCTTCGGCTGCCTCGAGAAGTCGGATTACCACCCGTGGGTGTCGTCCATCTTCGACAACATCCACGCCAGCGTGTACAGGAACCAGTTCCAGCGCTACAGCATCACGCGGCCGTTCGCCAGGTGGCTCGTGCCGAAGAAGCTGAAGGAGAGCCAGGGGTTCCACAACCAGCTGAGCATGGACAAGGTCCGGCGGCGCATGGCGCTGGGCGAGTCGCGGCCGGATTTCGTGCAGTCAATGATGTTGAAGGAGGGCTCGTTG GCCATGTCCAAGCCGGAAATCGAACAAACGGCCGATCTTTTGATCATCGCCGGCTCCGAGACCACGGCATCCGTGCTCTCAGGCGTGACTTTCTTCCTGACGACTCATCCCGACGCCATGgcgaagctggccgaggaggtccGGACGTCTTTCGCCTCGGAGCAGGAGATCGACGTGCTCAGCGTCCAAAAGCTGCGGTATATGCTCGCTGTCCTCGACGAGAGCATGCGGGTCTACCCGGTCGTGCCCATAGGCCTCACGCGTGTGGTCAAGCCTGGCGGGGACTACGTATGCGAGAAGTTCGTGCCAGAAGGC ACGAGGGTCATGGTGTCCCAGTGGCCTATGTACCACAATGACGAGCAATTCGCACAGGCCGACTCCTTCATCCCGGAGAGGTGGCTTGGAGACCCGCGGTTCGAGAACGACAACAAGGGCGCGCTGCAGCCCTTCTCCTTTGGGCCTCGCAATTGCATCGGGCGCAA CCTGGCTATGTCTGAAATGAGAGTCATTCTCGCCAGAGTCATCTGGAACTTCGAGATGCAGATCGCGGACGATAGCAGAGATTGGACAGAACAGGAGTTGTTTGGCCTCTGGAAGAAGGGCCCTCTGAATATCCACTTGAAGCCTCGAGAGAAGTAG